A window from Cryptomeria japonica chromosome 1, Sugi_1.0, whole genome shotgun sequence encodes these proteins:
- the LOC131079721 gene encoding cytidine deaminase 1 gives MGGCSPFVIEADEVERQCNELGFSVTQYMTTLVKPTQVLARVPISNFRVGAVGLGVSGRIFMGVNLEFVGLPLNHSVHAEQCLVANAAQHGERQLRFIAVSAAPCGHCRQFLQELYGAPEINILIADERAETQSLLHFLPHRFGPDDLEEGTPLVFQPHFHSLYFGSLHSPKVDPALSICKVGENQENGSINGFSASEDLYELRLAALQAANSSHAPYSHCPSGVALRTVKGNIFKGSYTESAAFNPSLSPLQAAIIAFTCQDGGNYEDIVQAVLVEKEEALVQQGDTIKLALQKIIPKCSFHLFNCIVK, from the coding sequence ATGGGAGGCTGCTCACCTTTTGTCATTGAGGCGGATGAGGTTGAGCGCCAGTGCAATGAATTGGGTTTCTCAGTCACCCAATACATGACTACGTTAGTGAAGCCTACTCAAGTTCTGGCTAGAGTTCCCATCTCCAATTTTCGTGTTGGAGCTGTTGGCCTTGGAGTTAGCGGACGCATCTTCATGGGAGTCAATCTGGAGTTTGTAGGTCTTCCTCTGAATCATTCTGTTCATGCAGAACAGTGCCTGGTAGCCAATGCAGCACAACACGGAGAGCGCCAGCTTAGGTTTATTGCAGTATCTGCAGCCCCCTGTGGCCATTGCAGACAGTTTCTGCAAGAATTATATGGGGCCCCTGAGATTAACATCTTGATTGCTGATGAACGTGCTGAAACCCAGTCTCTGTTACATTTTCTTCCGCACAGATTTGGTCCAGATGATTTGGAGGAGGGCACTCCTCTTGTTTTCCAGCCTCACTTCCATAGCTTATATTTTGGGTCTCTCCATTCTCCGAAAGTGGATCCTGCCTTGAGCATATGTAAAGTTGGAGAAAATCAAGAGAATGGCAGTATTAATGGCTTTTCAGCCTCTGAAGATCTGTATGAACTCAGATTGGCTGCTCTGCAAGCTGCAAACTCATCACATGCTCCATATAGCCACTGCCCTTCTGGAGTTGCTTTGAGGACTGTGAAAGGAAATATCTTCAAAGGTTCCTACACAGAATCTGCTGCATTCAATCCCAGCCTTTCACCTCTGCAGGCAGCAATCATTGCATTTACTTGTCAAGATGGAGGGAACTATGAAGATATAGTCCAGGCAGTTCTTGTGGAGAAGGAGGAAGCCCTTGTTCAGCAGGGTGATACCATTAAACTTGCCCTGCAGAAAATAATCCCCAAATGCTCCTTTCATCTTTTCAATTGTATTGTAAAATGA